A DNA window from Nitrospira sp. contains the following coding sequences:
- a CDS encoding hypothetical protein (Evidence 5 : Unknown function; MaGe:77308407), with the protein MSRKGNCWDNACVESFFGTLKCEMVYHRHYATRDEAKQDIFEYIEMFYAPTLAPWLRLLGRVRSAGGSRLTRCPLNWGKVRSMATFQQKIAEKFLAKLAGSKDVDPAKVKELRILLADGKKPKIDDFVRIFSLPAGTGMK; encoded by the coding sequence ATGAGCCGCAAAGGCAACTGCTGGGACAACGCCTGCGTCGAAAGTTTCTTCGGGACACTCAAGTGCGAGATGGTCTATCATCGACACTACGCCACACGAGACGAAGCGAAGCAGGACATTTTCGAATACATCGAGATGTTCTATGCACCGACACTCGCCCCTTGGCTACGACTCCTCGGCCGAGTACGAAGCGCGGGCGGCAGTCGCTTAACCAGGTGTCCACTGAATTGGGGGAAGGTCCGGTCCATGGCTACGTTTCAACAAAAGATAGCCGAGAAATTTCTTGCCAAGTTGGCGGGCTCCAAGGACGTGGACCCCGCTAAGGTTAAAGAATTGCGAATCTTACTCGCCGACGGCAAGAAGCCAAAAATCGACGATTTCGTGCGCATCTTCTCCCTTCCTGCTGGCACTGGCATGAAATGA
- a CDS encoding hypothetical protein (Evidence 5 : Unknown function; MaGe:77308410) yields the protein MQRLVGHQDPKMTQQYAHHSTESLRRGIEMLNRLGTRRLSRFCHAQPHSALEASEAVV from the coding sequence GTGCAACGGTTGGTGGGGCATCAGGACCCGAAAATGACGCAACAATACGCGCACCATTCCACGGAGTCGTTGCGACGAGGCATCGAGATGCTGAATCGGCTGGGGACGAGGCGGCTATCACGATTTTGTCACGCTCAGCCGCATTCGGCACTTGAGGCGTCCGAAGCAGTAGTGTAA
- a CDS encoding CBS domain-containing protein (MaGe:77308402) yields the protein MATLERPGVPVGGFRSVGQIHATNNLVFRRKQNAMGLAVELLATHTPGAPVVDESGEFVGFVSEFDILRALEAQKDLNRLTAVDIMAKDRIAITEETSIDAAVKLMEEKRLLNLPVQRNGKVAYSVTRHDLLRAWIGLGVDIEDVQG from the coding sequence ATGGCGACTTTAGAAAGACCTGGAGTTCCGGTCGGAGGTTTCAGATCTGTTGGCCAAATCCATGCGACCAATAATCTGGTGTTTCGGCGAAAGCAAAACGCCATGGGGCTCGCCGTGGAGTTACTGGCAACCCATACACCCGGTGCCCCGGTTGTGGATGAGAGTGGCGAGTTTGTCGGATTCGTGAGCGAGTTTGATATTCTTCGCGCTTTAGAAGCGCAGAAGGATTTGAACCGTCTTACTGCCGTGGACATTATGGCCAAGGACCGCATCGCCATCACTGAGGAGACCAGTATTGATGCGGCAGTGAAGCTTATGGAAGAAAAGCGACTGCTGAACCTTCCCGTCCAACGAAACGGTAAGGTGGCGTACTCCGTGACACGGCATGACCTCTTGCGAGCATGGATCGGTTTAGGTGTCGATATTGAAGATGTTCAGGGCTAA
- a CDS encoding conserved exported protein of unknown function (Evidence 4 : Unknown function but conserved in other organisms; MaGe:77308412) produces the protein MKSAALWILSLVVGGCASWGSPLPLNQPFFHVDSGESKLYQAFAKKQDAIVQKCNETSSCDHAYFTRGLLGLYESREVAEKYFGKVLAVAPKSQLAASSKAWLKLLQDGSGSKDPSWMQAVLSASALADANSSFSQTTDRLVRDLLDREVIMQQLRATKDVDAQTIDALQRQIADQERKIETLTLKKDKDGQKTASEQGSVHAFQKQVMERDKKIEELSSQLEALKRIDQEMREKVRPIRPPSAPAPVPVPDPAPAQ, from the coding sequence ATGAAGAGTGCCGCATTATGGATTCTTTCTCTTGTGGTAGGCGGATGCGCGAGCTGGGGATCGCCATTGCCGCTGAATCAGCCGTTTTTTCATGTCGACTCAGGAGAATCCAAGCTCTATCAGGCATTTGCAAAGAAGCAGGACGCCATAGTTCAGAAGTGCAACGAAACGAGTTCATGCGACCATGCGTATTTTACCCGTGGCCTCTTAGGATTGTACGAAAGCCGCGAAGTTGCTGAAAAATACTTTGGAAAAGTTCTCGCCGTTGCGCCCAAAAGTCAGTTAGCCGCCTCCAGTAAAGCGTGGTTAAAACTGTTGCAAGATGGAAGTGGTTCGAAGGACCCTTCGTGGATGCAGGCCGTGCTCTCGGCTTCTGCTTTGGCCGACGCGAATAGCTCTTTCAGTCAAACAACGGATCGCCTGGTGCGGGATTTGCTTGATCGTGAAGTGATCATGCAGCAGCTACGTGCGACGAAGGATGTCGATGCGCAAACGATTGACGCGCTGCAACGGCAGATTGCCGATCAAGAACGAAAGATCGAGACATTGACGTTGAAAAAGGACAAAGACGGTCAGAAAACCGCTTCCGAGCAAGGATCCGTTCACGCATTTCAGAAACAAGTGATGGAACGCGATAAGAAGATCGAGGAGCTTTCAAGCCAATTGGAGGCATTGAAGCGGATCGATCAAGAAATGCGAGAGAAGGTTCGACCGATTCGCCCGCCATCAGCGCCCGCGCCCGTTCCCGTGCCGGATCCCGCGCCCGCGCAGTAA
- a CDS encoding Putative Cytochrome c (Evidence 3 : Putative function from multiple computational evidences; MaGe:77308403), which yields MHVPVRLVATTLLIAGMSSTVWSADPAVLRPRVPPDQMDSARHEANPYPMAAEIIEQGKRIFEGKGFCRTCHGIDGKGLGTDINPENFRGPLPRNFTDKDWQAARTDGELFWILKNGSKGTAMAPFIPLVLTEEEAWKVISYVRSFAKS from the coding sequence ATGCATGTGCCCGTACGGTTAGTGGCTACAACGTTGCTGATCGCGGGGATGTCGTCCACCGTTTGGTCGGCTGACCCAGCAGTCTTGAGACCGCGCGTCCCCCCTGACCAAATGGACAGCGCCAGGCACGAGGCGAACCCCTATCCTATGGCCGCCGAAATTATCGAGCAGGGGAAACGGATTTTTGAGGGCAAGGGTTTTTGTCGCACCTGTCATGGCATCGACGGCAAAGGCCTGGGCACGGACATCAATCCTGAGAATTTCAGGGGGCCGTTGCCCAGAAACTTCACGGACAAGGACTGGCAAGCGGCTCGGACAGACGGCGAGCTTTTTTGGATTCTGAAGAATGGAAGCAAAGGGACGGCCATGGCCCCGTTTATTCCGCTTGTGTTGACGGAAGAGGAGGCCTGGAAAGTGATCTCATACGTCAGATCATTCGCAAAATCGTAA
- a CDS encoding hypothetical protein (Evidence 5 : Unknown function; MaGe:77308404): MQSTPGWRTGVLIAALSMAWGNGLTFAGGTPSPVEGFTIHVQVPHMMADGTLGGPFHHYCKPASDQVFQCLLFESTAPNAKLVGVEYFVAKDLSRKLPLIQWHRHFHDHKAEIATGRLQVLEPADQAAEIAETASKTDGVIYHLWQPGQEFPDGSVTFPQAISHTHPRSDK; this comes from the coding sequence ATGCAGTCCACACCGGGTTGGAGAACAGGAGTCCTTATCGCGGCACTCAGCATGGCTTGGGGCAACGGTCTAACATTCGCCGGAGGCACGCCATCCCCAGTGGAGGGGTTCACAATTCATGTGCAGGTTCCGCATATGATGGCGGACGGTACCCTGGGAGGGCCGTTCCATCATTATTGCAAGCCGGCCTCAGATCAAGTCTTTCAGTGCCTATTGTTCGAGTCCACAGCACCGAATGCTAAGCTTGTCGGCGTGGAATATTTCGTAGCAAAAGACCTGTCCAGAAAGTTACCACTCATTCAGTGGCATCGGCATTTCCATGATCACAAGGCGGAAATCGCCACTGGCCGGTTACAGGTCTTAGAGCCAGCCGATCAGGCAGCGGAGATTGCAGAGACGGCCTCAAAGACCGATGGGGTCATCTATCATTTGTGGCAGCCGGGGCAAGAGTTCCCCGATGGCTCCGTGACCTTCCCGCAGGCGATAAGCCATACTCACCCGCGGTCGGATAAATAG
- a CDS encoding Exonuclease SbcC (MaGe:77308408), with protein MIKLETAHIEEVRGIRKLDIDFRKSTFAISGPNGSSKSGVIDAIEFGLTGQIGRLTGGGTKGLSVSEHGPHVDKTKLLDATLVELKVFLPALNKSATIPRKISTPKNPKIFPADDDVKAALAEVADHPEIALSRRGDPPLHSCRTDQAFRGNSNPSQA; from the coding sequence ATGATAAAACTCGAAACAGCCCACATCGAGGAAGTGCGTGGCATCCGTAAGCTCGACATCGATTTCCGGAAGAGCACCTTCGCGATTTCAGGCCCAAACGGCTCGAGTAAGAGCGGTGTCATCGACGCCATCGAATTCGGTCTCACCGGACAAATTGGCCGCCTCACCGGAGGGGGAACCAAGGGCCTGTCCGTTTCTGAACACGGCCCACATGTGGACAAAACCAAGTTACTCGATGCGACCTTAGTCGAGCTGAAGGTCTTCCTCCCAGCCCTTAACAAATCGGCGACGATTCCCCGCAAGATTTCGACGCCCAAGAACCCAAAAATCTTCCCTGCTGACGATGATGTGAAAGCCGCTCTCGCCGAAGTTGCCGACCACCCTGAAATCGCGCTTTCGCGGCGCGGAGATCCTCCGCTTCATTCTTGTCGAACCGACCAAGCGTTCCGAGGAAATTCAAACCCTTCTCAAGCTTGA
- a CDS encoding hypothetical protein (Evidence 5 : Unknown function; MaGe:77308414) produces the protein MRGCETERFHPTCWNARKAVPQGLSQQVKVAYGFAYTLILIDFF, from the coding sequence TTGAGGGGATGCGAGACGGAGAGATTCCATCCAACATGCTGGAATGCACGAAAGGCCGTGCCGCAAGGGTTGTCGCAACAAGTGAAAGTGGCGTATGGTTTTGCCTACACGCTGATTCTGATCGATTTTTTTTGA
- a CDS encoding hypothetical protein (Evidence 4 : Unknown function but conserved in other organisms; MaGe:77308405), with protein sequence MAYLEITLKVAARDRAAAAEVYTKYRDPFLKQVTGAKSKELLARDEDVQVLHGFDTVDNAKSYLTSNLFTKDVAGTLKPFLQAPPEIRIYETAESQGVVSCCA encoded by the coding sequence ATGGCTTATCTAGAGATCACCCTGAAGGTTGCAGCGCGGGATCGCGCGGCGGCGGCAGAAGTGTACACGAAATATCGAGACCCCTTCTTAAAGCAGGTCACTGGGGCCAAATCCAAGGAATTGTTGGCCAGAGATGAAGACGTACAAGTGCTCCATGGTTTCGATACCGTCGACAATGCCAAGTCATACCTGACTAGCAATCTGTTCACCAAAGACGTCGCAGGCACGCTCAAGCCGTTTCTCCAGGCGCCTCCAGAGATCCGCATCTACGAGACCGCTGAGAGCCAGGGCGTAGTCTCATGTTGTGCATGA
- a CDS encoding HAMP domain-containing protein (MaGe:77308413), producing MRLSIFGRLVLTCLVIIIVMAGVNLYALFQLRQLTALSTEMASVHYPAVEAAKRLHESLFAQLNSEKKYLATKDKAFLTNFNEEVEEFQRNLQHLRDREIAPHAIMLLQEAGQLLQERLVLFHNEFEPSGDRVGGHKGGYENRRDAIMDRMSATIQSYIDVHEARVSVGVSESRASAARAEAVTEQLVLVALVFGLGLAGIASYSILRPLRQLQGHIKLIGQGKFGTPLEITAPSELRDLVDTVNWMGGKLQELDDMKSEFLAHVSHELRTPMASIQEGTHLLLDEIPGPLLQEQRTTLRIMADSSRRLIHLISTILDLSKMEAGMMEYRIVPIDLNRVADISVNKVSLLADSKHVQLLMEPLKERLWVKADAPRIEQVLDNLLSNALKFSPEGGIVKLHMVPDHKAGVLEVSVSDAGPGIASEDLPHIFERFYQGRNKAKNASVGSGLGLALAKKIVEAHSGRIWIEGEAGKGTTVRFILRLTKSGGTN from the coding sequence ATGAGACTCTCAATATTTGGGCGATTAGTTCTCACCTGTCTTGTGATTATTATCGTGATGGCAGGAGTCAATCTCTATGCCTTATTCCAGCTTCGCCAGCTCACGGCTCTCAGTACAGAAATGGCGTCGGTGCACTATCCCGCGGTGGAAGCGGCCAAGCGGCTGCACGAGTCGTTGTTTGCGCAACTCAACAGCGAGAAAAAATATCTGGCGACGAAAGATAAGGCATTCCTGACAAACTTTAATGAAGAGGTTGAAGAGTTCCAGAGAAACCTGCAGCATCTCCGCGATCGCGAAATCGCTCCTCATGCCATCATGCTGCTTCAAGAGGCCGGGCAGCTGCTTCAAGAGCGTCTAGTTCTTTTTCATAATGAATTCGAGCCATCCGGCGATCGGGTGGGTGGCCATAAGGGAGGATATGAGAACCGTCGAGATGCTATCATGGATCGGATGTCTGCGACGATTCAAAGCTATATCGATGTGCATGAGGCCCGAGTGAGTGTGGGGGTCAGCGAATCGCGCGCCAGCGCGGCGCGGGCGGAGGCCGTCACGGAGCAGTTGGTCTTGGTTGCCTTGGTCTTCGGGCTTGGCCTCGCGGGAATTGCCAGCTACAGTATCTTGCGGCCACTGCGTCAATTGCAGGGGCATATCAAGCTGATCGGGCAGGGAAAGTTCGGGACGCCCTTGGAAATTACCGCACCGTCGGAGCTGCGCGATCTGGTCGATACGGTGAACTGGATGGGGGGAAAGCTTCAAGAACTGGACGACATGAAGTCGGAGTTTCTCGCCCACGTCTCGCACGAACTGCGCACGCCGATGGCTTCTATCCAGGAAGGGACTCATCTACTCCTCGATGAAATCCCAGGGCCGCTCCTTCAAGAGCAGCGGACGACGCTGAGGATTATGGCCGATAGCAGCCGGCGGTTGATTCACCTGATTTCAACGATTCTCGATCTGTCTAAGATGGAAGCCGGGATGATGGAATATCGGATCGTTCCGATCGATCTGAATAGAGTCGCAGATATTTCCGTTAATAAGGTGAGTCTCTTGGCTGACTCCAAGCACGTTCAGCTTCTGATGGAGCCCTTAAAAGAACGGTTGTGGGTGAAGGCCGATGCGCCGCGCATTGAACAAGTATTGGACAATCTCTTATCCAATGCCTTGAAATTCAGCCCCGAAGGCGGCATCGTTAAGCTGCACATGGTTCCCGATCATAAAGCGGGGGTTTTGGAGGTGTCGGTCTCCGATGCCGGGCCCGGCATCGCATCGGAAGATCTCCCGCATATTTTTGAGCGGTTTTATCAAGGGCGAAATAAGGCCAAGAATGCCTCCGTTGGAAGCGGTCTTGGATTAGCGCTGGCAAAGAAAATTGTGGAAGCTCATAGTGGCCGGATCTGGATTGAGGGTGAGGCTGGAAAAGGAACGACTGTACGGTTTATCCTACGGTTAACCAAATCTGGCGGGACAAACTGA
- a CDS encoding Transcriptional regulator, LysR family (MaGe:77308406): MNLSQLRFVTSVASTGSFTLAAAECCVTQPTLSNGIAQLEDELGARLFIRTTRRVGLTPFGAHVLPYMAEILKAQTVLALQANVFLHPDQRLIRIGTSPLVDASLLGLMIEPFRRDNPKVDIVLREMNMTDLYQMLDRGLLDYVFGMADTPKKRWSTTILYDEPLLFIPPGPGWLTVPRRESVNLKDISNETYVMVPDACGLARVTRALFRSQKGTLKEYSGKALSYHVLQDWTALGMGAAILPKSKITEGRQLTYPIKDRTGQEVRITFEAIWFKNKARAHHLQAFEQHLRKVVPHIVRGTDRQKVDGRATPTRQQKGRKE, encoded by the coding sequence ATGAATCTTAGCCAGCTCCGCTTCGTGACGTCCGTCGCATCCACTGGTTCATTCACGTTGGCAGCCGCGGAATGCTGTGTGACACAGCCGACGCTCTCGAACGGCATTGCGCAACTTGAAGATGAGCTGGGGGCGCGTCTGTTTATTCGCACCACCCGCAGGGTGGGGCTGACGCCCTTCGGTGCGCACGTCTTGCCCTACATGGCAGAGATACTCAAAGCGCAAACCGTCCTCGCCCTTCAGGCGAATGTGTTCCTTCATCCGGATCAACGCCTCATACGCATCGGCACGTCTCCGCTCGTGGATGCATCGCTGCTCGGACTCATGATTGAGCCATTTCGTCGTGACAACCCGAAAGTGGACATCGTGCTTCGTGAGATGAACATGACGGATCTCTATCAAATGCTTGATCGAGGGCTGCTCGATTACGTGTTCGGGATGGCAGACACTCCCAAAAAACGTTGGTCGACCACCATTCTCTATGATGAGCCCTTATTGTTCATTCCGCCCGGACCAGGATGGCTCACGGTGCCACGGCGGGAATCGGTCAATCTGAAGGACATTTCCAATGAGACCTATGTGATGGTTCCCGATGCCTGCGGTTTAGCACGTGTGACGCGAGCGCTTTTTCGCAGCCAAAAGGGCACCCTAAAGGAATATTCCGGAAAGGCATTGAGCTATCACGTCCTTCAAGATTGGACAGCTCTCGGGATGGGAGCGGCGATCTTACCCAAATCGAAGATTACGGAGGGTCGACAGCTTACCTATCCGATCAAAGATCGTACTGGTCAGGAGGTTCGGATCACGTTCGAGGCAATCTGGTTTAAAAACAAGGCACGCGCCCATCATCTACAAGCATTTGAACAACATCTTCGCAAGGTTGTTCCACACATCGTTCGGGGCACAGACCGACAAAAAGTAGATGGTAGAGCGACTCCTACTCGCCAACAAAAGGGTAGAAAAGAGTAA
- a CDS encoding hypothetical protein (Evidence 5 : Unknown function; MaGe:77308409): MQLHLQISTLLAACPVWLRDFVEFAVETGLRLGEILTLQWPHVDWHQGTLTVAAATTKNGLPRTIPLSDRALAVL; the protein is encoded by the coding sequence TTGCAGCTCCACCTCCAGATTTCAACGCTGCTCGCGGCCTGTCCGGTCTGGCTCCGTGACTTCGTTGAGTTCGCTGTCGAAACAGGACTCCGGCTGGGCGAAATCCTGACCCTCCAGTGGCCGCATGTCGATTGGCATCAGGGGACGCTCACCGTGGCGGCCGCCACGACCAAGAACGGACTGCCGCGCACCATCCCGTTAAGCGACCGTGCGCTGGCCGTGCTGTAG